From a region of the Triticum aestivum cultivar Chinese Spring chromosome 7D, IWGSC CS RefSeq v2.1, whole genome shotgun sequence genome:
- the LOC123163980 gene encoding LRR receptor kinase BAK1 isoform X3, which yields MGAPPWAIWALLLLHQAARVLANTEGDALHSLRTNLNDPNNVLQSWDPTLVNPCTWFHVTCNNDNSVIRVDLGNAALFGTLVPQLGQLKNLQYLELYSNNITGTIPSELGNLTNLISLDLYLNNFTGPIPDSLGNLLKLRFLRLNNNSLSGTIPKSLTAITALQVLDLSNNKLSGEVPSTGSFSLFTPISFGNNPALCGPGTSKPCPGAPPFSPPPYNPPTPEQSPGSSSSSTGAIAGGVAAGAALLFAIPAIGFAYWRRRKPQEHFFDVPAEEDPEVHLGQLKRFSLRELQVATDTFSNKNILGRGGFGKVYKGRLTDGTLVAVKRLKEERTPGGELQFQTEVEMISMAVHRNLLRLRGFCMTPTERLLVYPYMANGSVASRLRGERIAQGEKVGDVGGSRPTDQLHRC from the exons ATGGGGGCGCCGCCGTGGGCGATCTGGGCGCTGCTGCTGCTTCACCAGGCCGCGCGCGTGCTTGCAAACACGGAAG GTGATGCATTGCATAGCCTAAGAACTAACTTAAATGATCCCAATAATGTGCTACAAAGTTGGGATCCAACTCTGGTCAATCCGTGCACTTGGTTTCATGTTACTTGCAACAACGACAACAGCGTTATCAGAGT TGATCTTGGAAATGCTGCATTATTTGGTACTTTGGTGCCACAGCTTGGTCAGCTAAAAAACTTGCAATACCT GGAGCTCTACAGTAATAACATCACTGGCACAATACCTAGCGAACTTGGAAACCTCACAAACTTGATCAGTTTGGATTTGTACTTAAACAACTTCACTGGTCCAATACCCGATTCATTGGGGAACCTATTGAAGCTACGATTCCT GCGTCTTAACAACAACAGTCTTTCGGGCACAATTCCTAAATCTTTAACTGCTATTACTGCTCTCCAAGTTCT GGATTTGTCAAATAATAAGCTGTCCGGAGAAGTTCCATCAACCGGTTCATTTTCATTATTCACCCCTATCAG TTTTGGCAACAACCCTGCCTTATGCGGTCCTGGGACTTCAAAACCTTGCCCCGGCGCTCCTCCCTTCTCCCCACCTCCATATAACCCTCCAACCCCTGAGCAATCACCAG GAAGTAGTTCCTCTAGTACTGGAGCAAttgctggtggagtggctgctggtgCTGCCTTGCTATTTGCTATTCCTGCAATTGGTTTTGCATACTGGCGCCGCAGGAAACCGCAAGAGCATTTCTTTGATGTACCTG CCGAGGAGGATCCAGAGGTCCATCTTGGTCAGCTTAAAAGATTTTCACTAAGAGAATTACAAGTTGCTACGGATACCTTCAGCAATAAGAACATTCTTGGAAGAGGTGGATTTGGCAAGGTCTACAAAGGGAGACTAACAGATGGTACGCTAGTAGCTGTCAAGAGACTGAAGGAGGAGAGGACACCTGGTGGGGAGCTACAATTTCAAACAGAAGTTGAGATGATTAGTATGGCTGTACACAGAAACTTATTGCGTCTTCGTGGATTCTGTATGACACCAACAGAAAGGTTGCTTGTGTATCCATACATGGCTAATGGAAGTGTTGCATCACGTCTAAGAG GTGAAAGGATTGCTCAAGGAGAGAAGGTTGGAGATGTTGGTGGATCCAGACCTACAGACCAACTACATCGATGTTGA